The following DNA comes from Glaciihabitans arcticus.
GACTCGCCCCCAAATTATTAGCCCGCTTACCCTAGTCGGCTAATAACTGGTGATGTAACTCTTACGAGAGACACCTAGCAAGATCTATAGTGCTACGTCGGAACCCCCTCCACAGTCGTCATTTAGGGGGACAGTAGGGGGACAAAAGGGGTCATCGGGGTCAAAAAACCCAGCAATTCATTGGAATCCCGCGCCACACGGCCGCTGATTCCGGGGTACAAACCGTCCAAGTCGGTGCGGATGGTCCGTCTACCCCAACGGGTCTGCACGTAAACAACAGATGTCGCTTCGGATTTCGTTGTTCAGGCCGAAAAACTGCGCCAGGCGCCCTGTCCGGGCGCGATCGTGGAACGGATCGGTCGCTGCGAGATCGCCCACGCGCTCGGCCCGGTGTGGGCGAGGCGTCCCTGCTCCGCGGAGAGCTCGTCGAGCACCCCGGTCAGAACGGCCGTCACCGCGGCAAGCTCGGCGGGAGTCGGGTTGCCCGCGACGATGCGGAACTCGGGAGCCGCGGCATCCGGAGCTGCTTCATGATCTGCAGGCCGGGTCACAGCGGAATGTTCCCGTGCTTCTTGGGCGGCAGCGTCGCGCGCTTGGTGCGCAGCGCCCGCAGCGCCTTGATGACGGCGACGCGGGTGGCCGCGGGCTCGATGACACCGTCGAGCTCTCCGCGCTCGGCAGCGAGGAACGGCGAGGCGACGTTATAGGTGTACTCGTTCGCGAGGCGGGTGCGCACCGCGGCGACGTCCTCGCCGGCGACCTCGGCCGCCTTGATCTCGTTGCGGTAGAGGATGTTGACGGCGCCCTGGCCACCCATGACCGCGATCTCCGCGGTCGGCCAGGCGTAGTTGAGGTCGGCGCCGAGCTGCTTCGACCCCATCACGATGTACGCGCCGCCGTAGGCCTTGCGGGTGATGACCGTCACGAGCGGCACGGTGGCCTCCGCGTAGGCGTAGAGCAGCTTCGCGCCGCGACGGATGACGCCGGTCCACTCCTGGTCGGTGCCGGGCAGGTAGCCGGGCACGTCGACGAGGGTGAGGATCGGGATCGAGAACGCGTCGCAGAAGCGCACGAAACGGGCGGCCTTCTCGCCGGCTTCGATGTTGAGCGTTCCGGCCATGGCGTTCGGCTGGTTCGCGACGATGCCGACCGAGCGGCCCTCGACGCGACCGAAGCCGACCACGATGTTGGGCGCGAACAGCGGCTGCGTCTCGAGGAAGTCGCCGTTGTCGACGATGTGCTCGATGATCGTCTTGACGTCGTACGGCTGGTTGGGGGAGTCGGGGATGATCGTGTTCAGCTTGCGGTCCTCATCGGTGACCTCGAGTTCGACGACGCTCTCGTAGACCGGGTGCTCGGCGAGGTTGTTGTCGGGCAGGAAGCTGATGAGGGAGCGCGCGTAGTCCAGGGCGTCATCCTCGTCGCTCGCGAGGTAGTGCGCAACGCCGGAGATCTTGTTGTGGGTGAGGGCGCCGCCGAGTTCCTCCATGCCGACGTCCTCGCCGGTGACCGTCTTGATGACGTCGGGGCCGGTCACGAACATCTGGCTCGTCTTGTCGACCATGATCACGAAGTCGGTGAGAGCGGGCGAATAGACCGCGCCACCCGCGGCCGGGCCCATGATGATCGATATCTGCGGGATGACGCCCGAGGCCTGCGTGTTGCGACGGAAGATCTCGCCGTACTTGCCGAGGGCGACCACACCCTCCTGGATGCGCGCGCCGCCCGAGTCGAGCATGCCGATGATCGGCACACCCGTCTTGATGGCGTGGTCCATGACCTTGATGATCTTCTCGCCGGCGACCTCGCCGAGCGATCCGCCGAAGATGGTGAAGTCCTGACTGTAGACAGCTACCTGGCGGCCGTGGATCGTGCCGAGACCTGTGACGACCGCGTCGCCGTAGGGCCGCTTGTTCTCCATGCCGAAGGCGTGGGTGCGGTGGCGCACGAACTCGTCGAGCTCGACGAAGGAGCCGTGGTCGAGCAACTCGTTGATGCGCTCGCGCGCCGTCTTCTTGCCCTTGGAGTGCTGCTTCTCGATCGCAGCCTCGCCGCTCGCGGTCACGGCCTCGTGGTAGCGGACCTTGAGATCGGCGAGCTTGCCGGCGGTCGTGGAGATGGGGGGAGTGTTGTCTGCGGTCACGGCTTCACTCTACTGGCCGACTCACGGGCCGGTCCGTTGGCGGATATCTACAGGAATGTGGCCCTAGCCTTGCAGGATGGAGCTTCCGCGCAGCCTCGCCTCGGCGACAGCCCTCGAGATCCTGCCCGTCGCGGGATCGACCAACGACGAGCTCGTGGGCCGTGCGGCGGACCTGCCCGAATTCTCCGTCGTCGTGACCGACAACCAGACCGCGGGGCGAGGCCGCCTCGGCCGGGAGTGGATCGCACCGCCCGGTGCAGCCCTCGCGGTCTCGGTCCTCCTGCGCCCCGTGCTTCCCCATGGCGAACCCCTCGCGCTCGAGCACTACGGCTGGCTCCCGCTGATCTCGGGGCTCGCGATGGCGCGCGCCGTTGCATCCCTTCTGCCACAGGGGGAGGAGCGGGTCGGCCTGAAGTGGCCCAACGACGTGCAGGTGAACGGCGCGAAGGTGTGCGGGATCCTCGCCGAATTACTGCCGACCGCCGACGCCGTGGTCATCGGCGCCGGGCTCAACGTGTCGATGACGCGTGAGCAGCTGCCGATCCCGACCGCGACCTCGCTCGCCCTCTCCGGTGCCACCCTCTCCGGCGATGAGCTGGTGGATGCCGCGCTCTCCCGCTACCTCGACGAACTCCGCTCGCTCTACACGGGTTTTGTGCGCCTCGGGGCGGACGCAGAGGGCAGTGGCCTGCTCGAACTGCTCACCGAGCGCTGCACCACTCTCGGGAAGGAGGTGCTTGTGCACCTCCCCGGGGGTGACGAGCTCCGCGGCACCGCGACCAGCATCGATCGCGCGGGGCGCCTCGTCGTACGCGGGTCACGGGATGGCCACTCCTCGGCTGTCGCCGCCGGTGACGTGACGCATGTGCGGTATGAATGAGGCATGTCGACTGAGGCGAGGGTTCCGGAGGTGGTCGTCGCGCGGCTGCGCCCGCACGCCCGCGCCCTGACCTGGCCGAGCCTCGCCCTGTTCGCCATCGTCGGTGCCTTCTTCTATTTCTTCGGCAGCTTCGCCGAGCTGTGGGCGAATCTCGCGGTCCTGGGTGCTGCGGTGCTCGCGCTGCTGCTGTTCTGGATGCTGCCGCTGCTCAGCTGGCTCGGCCGCCACTACACGATCACCACCCGTCGGATTGTGTTGCGCAGCGGGTTCTTCCTGCGCGTGCGGCAGGAGCTGCTGCACAGTCGCGGCTACGACGTCACGGTGCGCAAGAACGCCCTGCAGAGCATGTTCCGCAGCGGCGACGTGGAGATCAACACGGGGCTCGACCACCCGGTTGTGCTGCGCGATGTGCCCGACGCCGATCTCGTCCAGTCGGCGCTGCACGACCTGATGGAGGCGAGTATCAACCCTGTTGCTGCACGTCGGCAGCAGGAGCAGTCGATCCAGCGGGACGAGACCACCCGATGGGGCGAACGCTGACCCTCTCGCTTCCGCGAAGGGCGCTGAAGACCCACAGCCGGTAGAGCGTGAAGCGGAACGCCGTGCCGAGACCCAGGCCGATGACGTTGGTCGCGATGTTGTCGGCGAGCACCGAGGTGAAGCCGAGGGCGTAGTGCGAGACCCACAGGCAGCCGAGGCTGATGAGCATGCCGCCGACACTCACCACGGCGAACTCGATTCCCTCGCGCAGCCAGTGGCGGCGGCCGACGCTCGCGAACGTCCAGTGCCGGTTGCCCAACCAGTTGGCGACGATGGCGAGGCTCGTGGAGATGATCTTCGCGACGAGCGGTCCCTCGTGCAGGGTGTCGGCGCTCAGCACGGTCAGCACGAGCGCGTTGAACACCGAGACGTCGATGACGAGCCCCACGAGGCCGACAAGACCAAAACGGGTGAGCTGGGCCAGCAGTGCGCGCATGCATCCGTCCGGTCGATAGGCGAGAATAGGGGTTTGTAGCGGTTGGCAGTCTAATCGCCGCAACCAGACCCTTCGCTGAGTGCCGCTCGGCCCGCCCGAAAGGCAGCAGATGACCTTCACTGTCGGAGTTATCGGTGGCGGCCAGCTCGCCCGCATGATGATCCCCGCCGCCGTCAACCTCGGCATCGACATCCGTGTGCTCGCCGAAAACGAAGGAGAATCAGCCGATTTAGCCGTTTCAATGCTCGGTCGGGCCGATTCTGAGGCTGATGTCCTTCGTTTTGCGCAGGGGGTCGACGTGGTGACCTTCGACCACGAGCACGTGCCGCAGCCGATCCTCAAAGCGCTCGTGGGCGCGGGCGTGCGGGTGCATCCCGGCCCTGATGCCCTCCTCTACGCCCAGGACAAGCTGCTGATGCGCGAGAAGCTGAGCGCTCTCGGCCTTCCGGTGCCCGATTGGGCCCGCGTCGCCGATGAGTCGGAGCTCGCCGCCTTCCTCGCCGAGCATGGCGGCATGGGTGTGCTCAAGACGCCCCGCGGCGGCTACGACGGCAAGGGCGTTCGCGTTGTGCGCGCCGCGAGCGAGGCCGCCGACTGGTTCGCCGCCGGTGACCCGCTTCTTGTGGAGGAGCTCGTCGAGTTCCGTCGCGAGCTCGCGCAGCTCGTCGCCCGCCGCCCGTCGGGCGAGATCGCGCTCTGGCCGGTCGTCGAGACCGTGCAGCGCGACGGCGTGTGCGCAGAGGTCATCGCTCCGGCCCCGAACTCCGCCGGCCGTATCGCCGACGTCGCAGCCGATATCGCGACCACCGTGGCCGAGTCCCTCGGCGTGACGGGTGTGCTCGCGGTTGAACTCTTTGAGACGACGGATGACCGGCTCCTCATCAACGAACTGGCCATGCGTCCGCACAACACCGGTCACTTCTCGCTCGATGGTTCGACAACCAGCCAGTTCGAGCAGCACCTCCGGGCCGTGCTCGACCTTCCGCTTGGCGCTACCGGAAGCCGGGAGCCGTGGAGCGTAATGGTCAACATTTTGGGTGGCCCACCCGCCGAGCTCCTCGCCCAGCAGACCGCCATGGCGATGGAGTCGCAGCCGACCGTCAAGTTCCACAACTACGGCAAGGCACCCCGCCCCGGGCGCAAGGTCGGCCACGTCACGGCAGGCGGTGACGACCTCGACGAGGTGGTGTACCGCGCGCGTGCCGCGGCAGCTTTTTTCGAGGACTGAGACGTACCATGGTCACCGTGCCTAGCCCCCTCGTCGCCGTTGTAATGGGATCCGACTCCGATTGGAGCGTGATGGCGGACGCCGCCGCGGCCCTCACCGAGTTCGGTATCGGCCACGAAGTCGAGGTCGTTTCCGCCCATCGCACACCCGAGCGGATGATCGCGTTCGGACGTGAGGCTGCGGCCCGGGGCATCCGGGTCATCATCGCCGGAGCGGGCGGTGCCGCGCACCTGCCGGGCATGCTCGCGTCGGTGACCACCCTGCCCGTGATCGGCGTGCCCGTCGCCCTCGCGAGGCTGGACGGCCTCGACTCCCTGCTCTCGATCGTGCAGATGCCGGCGGGCGTTCCGGTCGCCACCGTGTCGATCAACGGTGCACGCAACGCGGGCCTGCTCGCCGCGCGCATCCTCTCCACCAGCGACAACGCGCTCGCCGACGCGCTCTCGACGTACGCGAGGAGCCTCGAGCAGATGGTTGCCGACAAGAACGCGGCGCTGCAGAAGAGCCTGTGACGACGACGAATCCGGTCCGGTTTCCGGACACGAGCTCACGCGAGGGGATGACCCGTCGCGGCTGGTGGCTTGTCGTCCTCAACTTCCTGATCCCCGGCTCTGCGCAGCTGCTCGCGGGCAACCGCCGGCTCGGACGCTTCGCGGTCGGCGCGACCTTCACCCTGTGGGCTGTGCTGCTGGTCGCGGTGATCCTCTGGTTCGCGGCTCGATTCGTTGTGCTCACGATCGCCACGAACTCGATCGCCCTCACCGTCGCGCAGGTCGTGCTCCTCTTCTACGGGGTGCTGTGGGTCGTGCTCACCCTGGATACGCTGCGCCTCGTGCGTCTGGTGCGCACCGCTCCGGTGGCTCGCGGCTTCATCGCGGGCATCGCGGCCCTTGTGCTGGTGGGCCTCGTCAGTTCCGCAGGCTATGGCGTCGTGGTGACCGGAACGGCTCGAGGCCTTTTAGGCGACGTGTTTTCGGGGACCACCATCGCACCACCGGTAGAGGGGCGCTACAACATTCTCGTGCTCGGTGGCGATGCAGGCGAGGACCGCATGGGCCTGCGCCCCGACAGCATCTCCATCATGAGCATCGACGCGGCCTCGGGTGCGGCGACCATGATCGGCATCCCACGCAACCTCCAGCGCGTGACCTTCGCCGAGGATTCGCCGATGCACGAGGTCTTTCCAACCGGCTATGACTGCGGCCCCGAATGCCTCGTGAGCTACCTGTACACCTACGGCGAGGAGCACGCCGACCTCTACCCGGACGCGCTCGACAACAGCAGTCACGCGGGCATCGAGGCGATGCGGGATGCAGCGGAATCGGTGACCGGGCTGGAATTGCAGTACTACGTGCTCATCGACATGGCCGGCTTCAAGAACCTGATCGATGCTCTGGGTGGCATCGACGTCGTCTCGCCCAACCGCTACCCGATCGGCGGCAGCGACGGTTCGGATGAACCTGAGGCACCGCCCGTCGACTGGATTCCCAAGGGCGAGGTGCACCTGAGCGGCTACTCGGCGCTCTGGTACGCGCGAGCCCGCCACGGGTTCACCGACTACGACCGCATGCAGCGCCAGCGCCAGGTGCAGGAGGCGATCCTCGCGCAGGCGGAGCCCGCGACGATCCTCGCCAAGTTCCAGGCGGTGGCGCAGGCGTCATCCGAGGCCGCGTCCACCGACATCCCGCAGGGAATGCTGCCCTATTTCGTCGAGCTCGCGGGCAAGGCCAAGTCGCAGCCGATCACGTCACTCAACCTGGTTCCGGAGGCGGGGGTGAACGTCATCCACCCCGATTTCGTGTCGATCCACCAGATGGTGCAGGATGCGCTCAGCAGCTCGACGCCAACGCCCGACCCCCAGTAACTACAGGTCGGCGTGCAGCTGCCAGACCTTCTCGGCGGCGGCCTGCCAGGTGAAGAGACCGGCGCGATCACGACCGTAGGTGCCGAGGCGCTGCTGCAGGTCGTGGTCGTGCGCGACGTGGTTGATCGCGTCGAGCAGGCGCTGCGGGTAGCCGTCGCCCTCGAGCTCGACTCCGTAGCCTGCTTCGCCCGCGACCTCGACGAGCGCGGGTGCGTCCGAGTGCACAACGGGAGTGCCGAAGTGGAACGCCTCGAGCATCGGCAGGCCGAAGCCCTCAGCGAGCGTCGGGAAGACGAGCATCACCGCGCGGTCGAGGACCACGGAGAGGTCCTCGTCGCTCAGGGCGCCGAGAGCGCGCACGCGTCCCTCGGGCAGACCGGCCTCGGCGGCGGCCGCGGAGACGGAGCCATCGCCCTCTTCCGCCTCGGAGTCGGGTCCGACCACGAGCAGCGGAAGGTCAGTGGCTCCGGGCAGCGCGAGGGCCGCGAGCAGCTGGTCGATTCCGCGGCGTGACTCGAGCCCGCCGATGGTGAGCAGGTAGCGGTCGGGGAGGCCCAGGCGGGCGGCACGGGCATCCGCATCGGGCTGCACGGTGAGGCGGGAACCGACGGCCCCGCCGACAACGCGGAGGCGATCGCCGAAGTCGTGGATCTCGCTCAGCTGCACGGCGACGGCGTGGGTCGGAACCACAACGGCGTCGGCGTACTTGAAGGCACGTTGTGCCATGGCCTTGTGCCAGGCGACGCGGCGGGCGGGCAGCGAGTCGGGGTGCGTCCAGGCCACGACGTCGTGGATGGTGACCGCGATCTGGTGGCCGTCGTGCAGGCGGTCGTGACGGGAGAGTGGGGCGAGCAGGCTCGGAGCGTGGATCATTCCGCCGCCGGGAACCCGTGTGAAGCCGTGCTGCCAGGCCGTCACGAGCTCGCGACGGGCGAGGCTCGACTTGTACAGACCCTTGAGCCCCGGGAGCCGGTCGCCGATGACGTTGTACTCGGGCTCGGTCGACGCTGCGACGATGCCCTCGACCGTGCAGTTCAGGGGAGCGTGCACGATGAGGGCGCGGGCGAGTTCCTCGGTGTAGCGCGAGATGCCGTTCGGCACCGGCGCGAGCATGTCGTCGAGAATGATGCGCAGGGTTGTCATGGTGCTCCCAAAGCTCCTGAGGCGAAGGCGGCGTCCAGGGCGGAACGCCAGTCGCGCATGGGGGTAAGTCCGGCGGCCGTCCAGGCGTTGTGCCCGAGCACAGAGTACGCGGGTCTCGGGGCCGGGCGCGTGAACTGCGAGCTGTCTGTGGGTGTGACGCGCTCGGGATCGAGCCCGGCGCGCTCGAAGATGGCGCGCGCGAAGTCGAACCAGCTCGCCTGTCCGGCGTTGGTGCCGTGCCAGGTTCCGTTCGGCACGCCCGAGTCGAGCAGGCGCACGGTCTGCTCGGCGAGGTCGCGGGTGAAGGTCGGCTGCCCGACCTGGTCGGCCACGACCGACAGTGTTTCGCGCTCGGTGGCGAGGCGCAGGATGGTCTTCGCGAAGTTGCCGCCCCCTGCTCCATAGAGCCAGGCGGTGCGGATGACGTGACTGCGCGCACCGTTCGCCTCGCGCACGAGTCGCTCGCCTTCGGCCTTGCCGCGCCCGTACGCGGAGACGGGGGCCAGCGGGTGATCCTCGGCGTAGGGCTCCGAGGCCGTGCCGTCGAAGACGTAGTCGGTCGAGTACTGCACGAGCGTCGCGCCGATGGCCGCGGCTGCCGTCGCGAGCACGCCGGCACCCGTCGCGTTCACGAGGGTTGCGGCGGGTTCATCCGTCTCGGCATCATCGACGCGCGTGTAGGCGGAAGCGTTGAGGATCACGTCGTGACCCGCGACGGCAACGGCGACAGCGGCGGAGTCGGTCACGTCGAGGTCGGCGCGGGTGAGCGCGGTGACCTCACGACCATCAAGGGCCGCGACCAGGTCGGTGCCCAGCATTCCGGCTGCGCCGGTGATCAGGTAGCGGGTCACAGCGCGGCGCGGTCCTTCAGCGGTTCCCACCACTCGCGGTTGTCGCGATACCACTGCACCACGTCGGCGAGGCCCTGGGCGAAGGGCACCTGCGGCTCGTAGCCCAGCTCGGCCCGGATCTTGGAGATGTCGACGCTGTAGCGCAGGTCGTGGCCGAGGCGGTCGGCGACGCGGTCGACGTACGACCAGTCCTTGCCGGTCGCCTCGAGCAGCATCTCGGTGAGCTCCTTGTTGGTGAGCTCGGTTCCGCCGCCGATGTTGTAGATCTCCCCGGCCCGACCGCCGACCAGTACCATCGCGATGCCACGGGTGTGGTCGTCGACGTGCAACCAGTCGCGGATGTTGTTTCCCTCGCCGTAGAGGGGAACGTGCTTGTCGTCGATCAGGTTCGTGACGAACAGCGGGATGACCTTCTCGGGGAAGTGGAAGGGGCCGTAGTTGTTCGAGCAGCGGGTGATCGACACGTTGAGGCCGTGGGTGCGGAAGTAGCTGCGCGCGAGCAGGTCGCTGCCGGCCTTCGACGCGGAGTACGGCGAGTTCGGCTCGAGCGGACGCTGTTCATCCCAGCTGCCCTCGGCGATCGAGCCGTATACCTCGTCGGTGGAGACGTGCACAAAACGCTTGAGGTTGCTGCGGAGGGCGGCATCCAGCAGCTTCTGCGTGCCGAGCACATTGGTCTCGACGAAGATGCTCGCGTCGCGCACGGAACGGTCGACGTGCGACTCCGCGGCGAAGTGAACGACCGCGTCAACGGTGGGCAGCAACGCGTCGAGCATGACCTCGTCGCGGATGTCGCCCTGCACGAACCGGTAGCGGGGGGAGTCGGCAACCGAGGCGAGATTCTCGAGGTTTCCGGAGTAGGTGAGTGCGTCGAGCACCACCACCTCGGCGCCCTCGAGGCCCGGATACGCGTCTTCGAGCGTGCGTCGCACGAAGTTGGACCCGATGAATCCGGCGCCGCCGGTGACCAATATCTTCACCGCACGAGTCTATCGGGGCCGTTCGGGGGACTGGCGCGTGCGGCCGGGCACACGCATAATGATCAGAACGGGCGCGTGGGGTGCCCGAAACGACAGCGCCGGGGGGCACCGTGTCGGTTTTCAGGGGGCTCGTCGGCACCTTCGCCGTGGGCGCGCTCGCGCTCGGCTCGCTCTGCCTGCCCGCCGTGGCGATGGCGGATGACGCGGCGCCCGTCATGGCGGACTACCCTGCCTCCGAGTTCCGCGCCGAGGCCGCAGCACTCCCCGACGAGCTCGTCGAGGCGCTCGCCGACAACCCCGGAATCTCCGGTGCCGAGTACCTCGCCCAGGCCCAGGCCGGCATCGACGCGGCGGCCGTTCTCGAGTCGCTGGAGTCCGACGGCGTCACTGTTCTCGGTTCGAGACTGGATGACGCGACCCTCGTGGTCAACGTCGCGACGGCGGCAGACGCCTCAGCCGTGGCCGCGACCGGCGCGACAGCGGATCTCGGCGCCCCGTCGACGCTCGACTTCGATGTGCCGGACATCGAGCTCAAGGCTGGGCCGGAGCTGCGCGGCGGACAGGCTTTCTACTACCAGTCGGGCGCGGGCATGTACCGCTGCTCGATCGGCTTCACCGGCTATGCGGTCGCGACGGGGGCGCGCCAGCTCTCGACCGCCGGACACTGCCAGAACGACGGCAGTCACCGCAGCGGCTACTACACCTTCCTCGACCAGTCCGCGCCCGGCTCGGGCTTCAGCTTCACGACGAAGAACATCGGCAAGACCGTGGCCGGGACCTTCCGCCTCGGCAACGGCTACGACGCCGGCGTGATGACCGTCTCGAGTGCGTTCACGCCGCTGCCCGAGTTCGAGACCTGGGGTGAGAGCAGCGGGTCGGCCGCGATCCTCGACCGGGTTCCCGCCATCAAGGGCGCGACGGTCTGCAAGTCGGGGGCGACCACCGGCTGGACCTGTGGCGAGATCCTCGAGGTCGACTACGCGCAGTCCGTCGGCGGCGTGACCGGCAAGATCAACAGCATCGTCACCAACGCCTGCATGCTGGGCGGCGACAGCGGCGGACCGGCGCTGATGGGCAACGCAGCTATCGGCATCAATTCGTGGGGGTCCGCGGTGCACTGCGGCGACCCGTGGACGCCGCAGAACACCGACGGCGACATCGCCGGCTTCTTCCCGCTCGACTCGGTCAAGGCCGGCGCGGCGTCCGCGCAGCGCCAGTTCGGGTCGAAGTTCGAGATCGGCGTCGCCGTCGGCAGCGCGCAGGTCACTCCCGCCACGAGCGTCGAATACGACGGCGTGATCAGCGGCACCCTGGCGAACGGCAACATCCGCCACAACGTCGCCCTGTTCGTCGACGGCGGAACCACCGCCTACACCGGCGCGGTCGGCCCCGACGGATCCTGGAGCGTGCGCATCCGCGGCATCAGCCCGGGCGACCACACGGTTCGGGCACGCGGCGGCTTCGGATCGTGGTCGAAGGGCGCGCTGAGCGCTCCAGTAGCGGTCACCGTCGAGGCGCCTCCGCTGTACGCGGTGCTCGAGAGTGATTCGCCGATTCCGGGCGCCGTCGCCCTGTCGCAGTCCGATTTCGGCACCGCGCCCGTCGTCTACCTGACCACTAACGCATCGACGGCTGACACTCTCGCCGCGATCTCCGCCGCGTCCCGCTCGGGCGGACCCGTGCTGCTGACACCCGCCGACGCGCTGCCGGGAGTCGTGGCATCCGAGATCCTGCGGCTCGCCCCGGAGCGCATCGTCATCGCGGGCGACGCGACAGCCGTCACCGACGCTCTCGTCAAGCGGCTCTACTCCCTTGCCCCGACAGTGGTGAGGATGGCGCGGCCGCAACTCGACGCCGTGACGCTGTCCGCCGCCCTGGGCGCGCCGTTCAGCCTCGCGAGTGCTACGCAGGTCTACGCGGCCAACGGGGTCGTCACGCCGGAGCCCGACACCGCCGCACCGGTCGCCCCCGCCGTGAAGGCACCCCAGGCGCCGAGCGCGCCGGCCGTCGTTACCCCGACCGCGGTCGTCGGAACCGCTGCGACGCCGGTCGTCATCCGGAGCTTTGTGTTCATGCTCGGAATCGAACGCGACCCGAGGATCGAGCCGCTGCGCCGCTAGCTATCAGTTCTTGTCGTGCGCGAGCGGGTGCGTCACTGCTTGTCGTGCGCGAGCGGGTGCGTCGACGAGGCGAGCTGCGGGAACTCCGCGGCCAGGGTGCGCACGAGAGACTCCTTGAGGGAGTAGCGCGGGGTGAAGCCGGTTGCCGCGAGGCGCTCGGTGCTGACCGTCGTCTCCGCCGCGAACTTGCGCATGCGGATCGCGCTGATCGGGAAGGTGCGGCGGGTGACCTTGCCGGCAAGGTCGAAGACGTGCCCGGCGAAGACACCGACCGGAAGCGGCAGCACGATGCGCGAACCCTGGGTACGTCCGAGGGTCTCGCGCAATAGGGCGACGAGCTCCTTGGTGCTGAGGTCCGGCTTGTCGGCGAAGTTGGTGAGGTGCACACCCGCGGGAGCGTTCAGGCGGTCGGCGAGGAACTCGACGATGTTGCCGACGTAGGACATCGACTTGCGGTTGTCGCCCTTGCCGACCTGCAGGAACCGCCCGGAGGCGACCTGCGCGGCGAGGGTGTGCACGTTGCCGCGATTGCCCTCACCGAATACGACGGACGGGCGGATGATCGCGAGCGAGCGCTCGGGATCCTCCGCGGCCCAGGCGCCGAAGATCTGCTCGGCGGCGAGCTTGGTGCGGCCGTACTCGTTGAACGGCTCCGGCTCCCAGGTCTCGTCGGGGTTCACCTTGTCGAGACCGTAGACGGCCACCGAGCTCGTGAACACGATCCGGGTGATGCCGTTGGCGACCGCTGCTGCGACCACGGCTGACGCACCGTCGACGTTGACCTCGGTGTAGCGGGAAAGCGGCTGCACGTCATCCCGGTGTTCGGCGGCGAGGTTGACGATTGCGTCATGGTCGGCGCTCGCGGCGATGAGCTCGTCGACGGAGCGCACATCACCCTCG
Coding sequences within:
- the purE gene encoding 5-(carboxyamino)imidazole ribonucleotide mutase; this translates as MVTVPSPLVAVVMGSDSDWSVMADAAAALTEFGIGHEVEVVSAHRTPERMIAFGREAAARGIRVIIAGAGGAAHLPGMLASVTTLPVIGVPVALARLDGLDSLLSIVQMPAGVPVATVSINGARNAGLLAARILSTSDNALADALSTYARSLEQMVADKNAALQKSL
- a CDS encoding GtrA family protein gives rise to the protein MRALLAQLTRFGLVGLVGLVIDVSVFNALVLTVLSADTLHEGPLVAKIISTSLAIVANWLGNRHWTFASVGRRHWLREGIEFAVVSVGGMLISLGCLWVSHYALGFTSVLADNIATNVIGLGLGTAFRFTLYRLWVFSALRGSERVSVRPIGWSRPAGSTAPAADVQQQG
- a CDS encoding biotin--[acetyl-CoA-carboxylase] ligase, translated to MELPRSLASATALEILPVAGSTNDELVGRAADLPEFSVVVTDNQTAGRGRLGREWIAPPGAALAVSVLLRPVLPHGEPLALEHYGWLPLISGLAMARAVASLLPQGEERVGLKWPNDVQVNGAKVCGILAELLPTADAVVIGAGLNVSMTREQLPIPTATSLALSGATLSGDELVDAALSRYLDELRSLYTGFVRLGADAEGSGLLELLTERCTTLGKEVLVHLPGGDELRGTATSIDRAGRLVVRGSRDGHSSAVAAGDVTHVRYE
- a CDS encoding PH domain-containing protein, whose amino-acid sequence is MSTEARVPEVVVARLRPHARALTWPSLALFAIVGAFFYFFGSFAELWANLAVLGAAVLALLLFWMLPLLSWLGRHYTITTRRIVLRSGFFLRVRQELLHSRGYDVTVRKNALQSMFRSGDVEINTGLDHPVVLRDVPDADLVQSALHDLMEASINPVAARRQQEQSIQRDETTRWGER
- a CDS encoding acyl-CoA carboxylase subunit beta, yielding MTADNTPPISTTAGKLADLKVRYHEAVTASGEAAIEKQHSKGKKTARERINELLDHGSFVELDEFVRHRTHAFGMENKRPYGDAVVTGLGTIHGRQVAVYSQDFTIFGGSLGEVAGEKIIKVMDHAIKTGVPIIGMLDSGGARIQEGVVALGKYGEIFRRNTQASGVIPQISIIMGPAAGGAVYSPALTDFVIMVDKTSQMFVTGPDVIKTVTGEDVGMEELGGALTHNKISGVAHYLASDEDDALDYARSLISFLPDNNLAEHPVYESVVELEVTDEDRKLNTIIPDSPNQPYDVKTIIEHIVDNGDFLETQPLFAPNIVVGFGRVEGRSVGIVANQPNAMAGTLNIEAGEKAARFVRFCDAFSIPILTLVDVPGYLPGTDQEWTGVIRRGAKLLYAYAEATVPLVTVITRKAYGGAYIVMGSKQLGADLNYAWPTAEIAVMGGQGAVNILYRNEIKAAEVAGEDVAAVRTRLANEYTYNVASPFLAAERGELDGVIEPAATRVAVIKALRALRTKRATLPPKKHGNIPL
- a CDS encoding acyl-CoA carboxylase subunit epsilon codes for the protein MTRPADHEAAPDAAAPEFRIVAGNPTPAELAAVTAVLTGVLDELSAEQGRLAHTGPSAWAISQRPIRSTIAPGQGAWRSFSA
- a CDS encoding 5-(carboxyamino)imidazole ribonucleotide synthase, with translation MTFTVGVIGGGQLARMMIPAAVNLGIDIRVLAENEGESADLAVSMLGRADSEADVLRFAQGVDVVTFDHEHVPQPILKALVGAGVRVHPGPDALLYAQDKLLMREKLSALGLPVPDWARVADESELAAFLAEHGGMGVLKTPRGGYDGKGVRVVRAASEAADWFAAGDPLLVEELVEFRRELAQLVARRPSGEIALWPVVETVQRDGVCAEVIAPAPNSAGRIADVAADIATTVAESLGVTGVLAVELFETTDDRLLINELAMRPHNTGHFSLDGSTTSQFEQHLRAVLDLPLGATGSREPWSVMVNILGGPPAELLAQQTAMAMESQPTVKFHNYGKAPRPGRKVGHVTAGGDDLDEVVYRARAAAAFFED
- a CDS encoding LCP family protein, whose amino-acid sequence is MTTTNPVRFPDTSSREGMTRRGWWLVVLNFLIPGSAQLLAGNRRLGRFAVGATFTLWAVLLVAVILWFAARFVVLTIATNSIALTVAQVVLLFYGVLWVVLTLDTLRLVRLVRTAPVARGFIAGIAALVLVGLVSSAGYGVVVTGTARGLLGDVFSGTTIAPPVEGRYNILVLGGDAGEDRMGLRPDSISIMSIDAASGAATMIGIPRNLQRVTFAEDSPMHEVFPTGYDCGPECLVSYLYTYGEEHADLYPDALDNSSHAGIEAMRDAAESVTGLELQYYVLIDMAGFKNLIDALGGIDVVSPNRYPIGGSDGSDEPEAPPVDWIPKGEVHLSGYSALWYARARHGFTDYDRMQRQRQVQEAILAQAEPATILAKFQAVAQASSEAASTDIPQGMLPYFVELAGKAKSQPITSLNLVPEAGVNVIHPDFVSIHQMVQDALSSSTPTPDPQ